One Helianthus annuus cultivar XRQ/B chromosome 12, HanXRQr2.0-SUNRISE, whole genome shotgun sequence genomic region harbors:
- the LOC110893148 gene encoding acylsugar acyltransferase 3 produces the protein MNSSCKVTIEMEIISEEIIKPSSRTPDHLKTFKLSLLDQLTLHTYAPIILLYESKTVTCSDVLKKSLSETLTKYYPFAGRLSEDGITVDCNDEGVVFVEAKIIGCRLLDFVHNPNYETQSLLFPEGYLWKGSCVGYSFLAAQATYFECGGMALTISMSHKVADAPTLGIFLSDWAAIARHEVRPPPMILATSIPYFNLEYIMPEIELDMSEPLVTKRYVFDAQDIARLKQSVTGLVENPTKIALVTALLYKCAINASTTKTGSFKSTTLIQLVNMRPRVEPPLPDNSIGNFTWYFTTSNRDQSETSLGNLVTQLKKGIKELGVSGLDDWLLSVRESANNVKELFDNLDVYRCSHVRGRSFYQMNFGWGNPIWGTIADVLVKNTFILYDTPDGYGVEAVVSLEEDHMRLFNEEVMDYVSSKQNSQSASMTRSRI, from the coding sequence ATGAACTCTAGTTGCAAAGTAACCATCGAAATGGAGATCATTTCTGAAGAAATCATCAAACCTTCATCCCGGACACCAGATCACCTCAAAACTTTTAAACTCTCCTTGCTTGATCAGCTCACCTTGCATACATATGCTCCAATTATTCTGTTATACGAGTCCAAAACTGTCACTTGCAGTGATGTTTTGAAAAAATCGTTATCCGAAACCCTAACAAAGTACTACCCTTTTGCGGGAAGACTCAGCGAAGACGGGATCACAGTAGATTGCAACGACGAAGGAGTCGTTTTTGTGGAAGCGAAAATCATTGGTTGTAGACTCTTAGATTTTGTTCACAACCCTAATTACGAAACACAAAGCTTACTTTTTCCTGAAGGTTACTTGTGGAAGGGGTCATGTGTAGGTTATAGCTTTCTTGCGGCTCAAGCAACTTACTTCGAGTGTGGAGGAATGGCATTAACTATATCTATGTCCCACAAGGTTGCGGATGCACCCACGCTTGGGATTTTTCTTAGCGATTGGGCCGCAATTGCCCGTCATGAGGTGAGACCACCACCAATGATTCTTGCTACGTCCATCCCTTATTTTAATCTTGAATACATAATGCCCGAGATCGAGCTCGATATGAGTGAACCCCTTGTCACGAAAAGATATGTATTTGATGCACAAGACATAGCCCGGTTGAAACAATCAGTAACCGGGCTAGTGGAAAACCCTACAAAAATCGCGCTTGTAACCGCACTTCTTTACAAATGCGCGATTAATGCATCAACTACAAAAACGGGGTCTTTCAAAAGCACGACTTTAATTCAGCTAGTAAACATGAGGCCCCGAGTGGAACCTCCATTGCCGGATAACTCTATAGGAAACTTCACTTGGTACTTCACAACATCAAACCGTGATCAGAGTGAAACTAGTTTGGGAAATTTGGTGACTCAACTGAAGAAAGGGATCAAAGAACTTGGGGTTAGTGGGCTGGATGATTGGTTGTTGAGTGTAAGGGAGTCTGCAAACAATGTAAAAGAGTTGTTTGATAATCTTGATGTTTATAGGTGCAGTCATGTTCGAGGCAGATCGTTTTATCAGATGAATTTTGGGTGGGGGAATCCAATATGGGGTACCATTGCAGATGTGTTGGTGAAGAACACTTTCATTTTGTATGATACACCAGATGGATATGGAGTTGAAGCTGTGGTGAGTCTTGAAGAAGATCATATGAGATTATTCAATGAAGAAGTTATGGATTATGTATCCAGTAAACAAAACTCGCAATCTGCATCAATGACCCGTTCTCgaatttga